A region of the Mesorhizobium shangrilense genome:
GACATAGAGTGCGGACCGAACTGGCACATGCCCCCATTATGCGTGCAGCTATGCGCTCGGCTTATTCCACCGCTTCGCAGCGGCCTTCTTGGCGATCTCGGCGCCCCGTTCTGGTGTCATGTTCTCGGCGCGCTTCTTGCCGCCCTTCGCGCCAAATACCTTGGCGGCAGGGTCTTTGCCATCGTCGATGACGGTATCTTCTTCCTCACCGATGACAATGCGCATGACCTTCACGGGATTGCCGATCACGTCGGCGGGGCGCTTCTGGCCTTTAGGTCCGGTGAGCATTATCAGACCTCAACTGCTCAACGTTCTCGTTCAGCCGCCGCAATTCTCGGATAACCTCAGCGAGCAATTCGGAGATACCATCGAATGTACGGATACCAGCCGCCACGCCTTTGTCCGCAATGATAAATTTACGCGTGCTCGCGATCATTTCCTCTATGTCTTCGATATCAGCCATGCTTTGGCTCCATGCTTTCCGCTAAGCATATAGGAGGCGACGGCGGATTGCGACAGGCCCGTCAATGGGGCCAAAATTCAAGCTGAGACACTACTCGACTCCGAGAATTAACGATTGATCACAAGCCCCGCCTCGCGAGCAGCCGCGGCAAATGCCTTGCGCGCGTGCGACGCCGGCTTCTTGCCAGCCGTCACGTCAGCGCAAGATTGGAGAGCCGCGCGATGTTTGTCGCCGCGCTTGCCTGGCCATTCGCGAAGGAGAAATTCGCTGCAGGCATTGATGTCCGCGAGCTGAACCTTGGAACTGGGCTGACCACTCTCGACGATTATAGGATCTTCGAATTTAGGATTGTTCATCACTGTCATGAATCCAGCCTGTCGCCTGCCAGGAATAGTACGATCGCACCGGAAAGGCTGAACGATTCCGTTCGCTGTCCATCAGCGTCAGCGGGGTGTTGCGATGATAAACGAGGAAGACATGACGTCCTCCTTTCAATTGGGGCCAGGGGAGCTAGCCCTCGCCGGCAACGCCGGTGTCAGAATTGCCGATATGGGAGAGGTATACGCTTAGCTCCGCAATAGCAAATAGGCGGGCCGGAACCCCCATAGGCAACCGCGATCATTGCCCATCTGGGCCGGCTAATGACGGCAAACCGTTCCCCCGTGCCAAGAGCAGTCCGTCCGCTTCTGATGCGGTGGACGGCTCTCCTCCGCCGGTGATGTCAGGTTAACTTCATCGAGACGCCATTCGGTATGATATTTGGCTCAGACGGCCGCCCCGGCGACCGCCTTCCAGTGTGCGATCGCCCGGAGACCTTGCAGACGAAGGGCGCTGGCCGAGTGTTTGGAACGAGGCGGCACAAAGAGGTTTCGGACCGCCGAAAAGATGCTTGTGAAGCGCTGCAGCGCGCCTGGCGAGCGAAACCGTTGCATCATTCGCTCCCGTTTTCGCAAAGGCAAATGGGAGTTTTCGACGCGATTGTTCAGCCCCTTGTGCGATTGATGCTCGCGACCGTGGGCATGACCTGACGCCGGGCTGCGGCGTAGGAACGGAGCTTGTCGGTGACGATACGTTTCGGCCCGCACCCCTGCTTCCTCAACAGCCGGATCAGCAGGCGCCTGGCAGCTTTGGTATCGCGGCGCGCCTGGACGATCTCGTCGAGCACGTAGCCATCCTGGTCGACGGCGCGCCACTGCCAATGCTTCTTGCCGCCGATCGTCACGACCACTTCGTCCAAGTGCCAGATGTCGATTGGACTTGGTTGCTTCCGCCGCAAGCGGCCAGCATAGTCTGGGCCGAACTTCTTCGCCCAACAGCGGATCGTCTCATAGGTAACGACGATGCCGCGTTCCAGCAGCATCTCTTCAACCAGACGCAGGCTCAGCGGGAACCGAAAATACAGCCAGACCGCATGAGCGATCACAGCGGGCGGGAAACGATGGCGCTTGTAGCTGGTGGTAGACTGAATCATGTCCGCCGACCAGCTAACAACCTCAACTTCGGTTAACCTGACATCACCCCGGCGATGCTTGCGCGACAGCCAGATTCCGGCTTCCGCCATCCATTTGCGCAACGTCTCGCGCGACACAATCAGGCCGTGATCGAATGCCTTCAGAACGAATGGCCGCAATGGGCGCGCGGCAGGAACTGGCGCAGCGCGCACTCAGCCTGTCGCGACGTGCTCGACGGATGGTGCAGCGCGAAGGCGGCCCGGCGGAGCTTCGTCAGGGCGGCCGATCGCAGGGCTGTCGCTGGGCCGGCGCCGATCGAGCGCGCCGGCTTGGCACCGGCCGGCACAAGGCGAGACACGCTTGGCGGCTGTCGGCATTCAGTGAATTGCGATAATGCCGTCCACTGCCTTCCACACGGACGGCCGGATCAAGCGATGGTGGGCAACGCGCACCGAGTGCAGCGCGCCCTCCAGCGTTTCCTTCCAGTAGTCGAGGAAGCTGCGCAGTTCGGGAAAGTCGGGAGCCAGATCATACTCCTGCCAGACATAAAGCTGCAGCAGGCTGGGATGGTCGGGCATGCGGTAGTGAATCTCGGCAGTTGTCAGGCCGTACCCTTCCATCTGCATGCGGAACTCGCGGCCCACCACTGCAGCCATTCTCCGACCTGTCCTCGCTTCATGCATCCAAACGTTGCCGTTCGGGTCGGCGCTTGGCCTCGTTTCGGTCTTGAAACGTCGAACTTGGCGCGTCGAGCCGCCGCAGCGCTTCCATGATGGCGTCAAATGAGACCGGCTGCCGGGCGCCCGGCGGCTGGCGCAGAGCCGGGCATGGATTCCGCTGCGCAGACGTCGGAAGCCCACGATGAGAGGACCGCTCGCTTTTCGCCAACGTCCAGCGCATCGTCGTTGAGAACGTCGTCTGGATGGTTGTAGTGGCGCGCCGGCGACAGCAGCCGGTCGAGCGTGAGGTCATTGGCTTCAGGCGCCAGTGACGGGATGATCGTCGAAAAGTCGGTTCGGCCCATCGATATCCTCCTTTCCGGTTTGCCGTTCCAAAGCTCCGCTTCGATCTCGATTCGAGAAGCCGTGCATGGTGCCCGGCGCTTCTCCGATTTTGCTCGACGTCGTGACAATTTCAAGCCCCGCCGGACAGCCAGAACGGCAAATAGCTGCATGTTTTCATGATGCTAGCGCTCGATAAAGGCGAGTGCCAAAAAAATTCGCGGCGCCTCTTGAAATGCCAAAATCCGAAAACTAGCTCGAGATGCGCGCGTTGCCTGATGAAGGGTCGCCACGCCCCACACCGGCCCGATATTGCCGGTCCGGTGTGGAGGAACTTCAAAATCTGTTTGTCCTTGAAGGAGAACGAAAATGGCGTTCCGTCCATTGCACGACCGTATCCTGGTCCGCCGCATCGAAGCCGACGAGAAGACGGCTGGCGGCATCATCATCCCCGATACTGCGAAGGAAAAGCCACAGGAAGGCGAGGTCATCGCAGTCGGCCCCGGCGCTCGGGACGACAGCGGGAAGCTGGTCGAGCTCGACGTGAAGGTCGGCGATCGCATCCTATTCGGCAAATGGTCCGGCACCGAGATCAAGCTCGACGGCGAGGACCTGCTCATTATGAAGGAAAGCGACGTGATGGGCGTGATCGACCAGAGCGTCGCGTTCAAGAAGGCCGCGTGATCGGGTTCAGAAGAAGCAATCCAGTCAACGAAAGCTGCCTAAATTTGAAGGAGTGGTCCAATGGCTGCCAAGGAAGTCAAGTTCCATACCGAGGCCCGCGAAAAGATGCTGCGCGGCGTCGACATCCTCGCCAACGCCGTGAAGGTGACGCTCGGTCCGAAGGGACGCAACGTCGTCATCGACAAGTCGTTCGGCGCCCCACGCATCACAAAGGACGGTGTCACCGTCGCCAAGGAAATCGAGCTCGAAGACAAGTTCGAGAACATGGGCGCTCAGATGGTGCGCGAAGTCGCTTCGAAAACCAATGATCTTGCCGGCGACGGCACCACGACCGCGACAGTTCTCGCCCAGGCGATCGTGCGCGAGGGCGCCAAGGCTGTCGCCTCGGGCATGAACCCAATGGACCTGAAGCGCGGCATCGACAAGGCGGTGGATGCCGTCGTTGCAGAACTTAAGGCCAACGCCCGCAAGGTGACGCAGAACAACGAGATCGCCCAAGTCGGCACCATCTCGGCCAATGGTGACGCCGAGATCGGCCGGTTCCTTGCCGAGGCAATGCAGAAGGTCGGCAACGAGGGCGTGATCACGGTCGAGGAAGCCAAGACCGCCGACACCGAACTTGAAGTGGTCGAAGGCATGCAGTTCGACCGCGGTTATCTCTCGCCGTACTTCATCACCAACCAGGACAAGATGCGGGTTGAACTCGACGAGCCCTATGTTCTGATCCACGAGAAGAAGCTCGGCAATCTGCAGGCAATGCTGCCGGTACTCGAAGCAGTGGTGCAGTCGTCCAAGCCGCTGCTCATCATAGCAGAGGACGTCGAGGGCGAGGCGCTCGCCACGCTGGTTGTCAACAAACTGCGCGGCGGGTTGAAGGTCGCAGCGGTGAAGGCGCCGGGCTTCGGCGACCGTCGCAAGGCGATGCTGGAAGACATCGCCATCCTCACCGGCGGCACCGCCATCTCGGAAGACCTCGGCATCAAGCTGGAGAACGTCACGCTCCAGATGCTCGGCCGCGCCAAGAAGGTCGTCATCGAGAAAGAAAACACCACCATTGTGGACGGTGCCGGCTCGAAGGCCGAGATCGAGGGCCGTGTGAAGCAGATCAAAGCGCAGATCGAGGAAACCACTTCCGACTATGACCGCGAGAAGCTGCAGGAGCGGTTGGCCAAGCTCGCCGGCGGTGTCGCGGTAATCCGCGTCGGCGGCTCGACCGAGGTTGAGGTGAAGGAGCGCAAGGACCGGGTCGACGATGCGCTGCATGCAACGCGCGCAGCCGTTGAGGAAGGCATCTTGCCGGGTGGGGGCGTGGCGCTGCTGCGCGCTGCGAAAGCACTGGACAACGTGCAGGTCGACAACCCCGACCAGAGGACCGGCATCGAGATTGTGCGGCGGGCCATCGAGACGCCGGCTCGCCAGATCGCCGAGAATGCCGGCGCGGAAGGTTCTATCATCGTCGGTAAGCTGCGCGAGAAAACCACTTTCGCCTGGGGCTGGAACGCCCAGACCAACGAGTTCGGCGACCTTTATAACCAAGGTGTCATCGACCCGGCCAAGGTCGTCCGCACCGCGCTGCAGGACGCCGCCTCCGTCGCGGGACTGCTCGTCACCACCGAGGCGATGGTAGCCGAGAAGCCGAAGAAGGAAGCCGCCCCAGCCATGCCCGCCGGCGCCGGCATGGACTTCTGAGGAAAAATAAGGTGTTCCGCGTCCCGTGGCGGGGCGCGGGCGCTTCATCAAGACAAGCGAGGTTTGAATGAACATGATATCTGGCATCGGGTCGGTAACGTCTCCGACGCGCCCGCCGAGCGATTTTCTGGCCCATGAAACCGAGTGCCGCGTCGCCTTGAGACCCGCAATCGAGGGTCTGCTCGACATGGCCGTGTCCGCCGGCTGGAACCGGCGGACCGCGGCATCCACGCTCATGTTCCTCGCCGCGCAGCATGTGTCCGCAGCGAGGTCCGAAACCGAGACGTAGACGCAGCTGCCCTCCGGCCCAGGAGAGAATGAACGGAGCCCGAGGCAGCCGACCCAATGGCGGCCTTCGGTCAATAGACGAGACGCAATTTCGGCGTTTGACGATGATCGCGTGTTTTGCAAGGCGGAAGACCACATTTTCGCAACCGAGGTCGCCGCTCGCGTTGCTCACAACTGCCGGCGGGCGCACGCCCGCGCCTGAACGGCCCGATTAATGCCACCGCGACAGACATGGAGACAATCATGCTCGCTCCACGGCCTCTCTCACTCCCGGCTCTGCGTGAGGCGCAACGGTGGACAGCTCCCTCATGTCGATCGATCGCCGTGAGATACTCTGGGGTCCGGCTGCTACTATAGCACCGCCCGTTACAAACGGATCACACCACGGAGCACGTTCGAAGCATAACGTAGTCGCGTCCCATGAATTGGTTTTCGAAGCGCTGGTCGCGCACCTCAATGCGCTTGAGCCATTTCGCATTCGCGATTCCATACCAGCCCGGCGCTATCAGCCGGAGCGGGAAGCCATTGTCGGGCGGCAGGGGAGTTCCGTTCATCTCGTAGCAAATGATGTTCTTCGGATCCATAGCTTCGGTGAGCGACATGCTGCGCGCGAAATTCTGCTTGAACTTGACGTCGTCGACAGACCCGATCCGGCATTATTTGATGATACTCGACTCTCTCATCCATTAAGGCGACCTCGCCAAGAACGGCGGCACGTAATCCATGAGACACCAGGCGGTCACGACACTGGAGAACATGAAGGCCGAGAAGTAGCGCCACGACAACATGCGCCAGCAGAGCCGCATCGGATGGCTCACCGCGGGCCTGATTATCCTGACGATCGTACAGGCTGGTATTGCGGTTTGGGGCGAACTAAGCCCGGACCCGGTCGCCATTCAGACGGTTCGCCAAACGACGATTGACACCCTCTATCTTCCGGCAGCAGCCGAACAAGCGGCAGGGTTTCGGCGGAAAGGATGCTGGGCGGCGACAAGGGGGTCGGAAGCGGGATGGCAGCTATCCCAAGGCCGTACCCGGAAGCAGATGGTCCGCAGACGTGAAGAGTTTCGGGCGCCGGCAGGCGTACGAAAGTCCCCGAGGAAGGAACCCGCGGGCCACAGGCGACGGCTATGGGGATTTTGATCCGCGGCTGATGTCGGCGATGGCTGGAGCGTCGCCCGGAGGCATCGGGTTGGATGCGGACGGACCGCTTCGCCTTTCAGCCCCGCGGCATTGTCGGCTCGTCGCGCGGCCGGATGCGCCCCTTGTGGCGTCGGCGATCATCGCGAGCGCGTGTGGATCCGTTGCCGGAGACTGGGCGCCTGCGGCTTGAGGCTGGGGTATGCCATGCCGGGTCATGGCCAGTTCTCCCGACTCGTTGCATGTGCATCTGGCGGCCCTCGCGGCTGTCGCCACCGTTCGAATACCTCGATGATGATCATGCGTCCGCCGCAGCAGGGGCACGGCGGGCGAAAGGCGTCCGGTTGGTCTGGGGGATCGTCATGGGGCGGTGCGGTGACGTTCAACAGTTCGCGCGCCATCGCAATGCTGGCCTTGCGGGCGGAGCCGGCGAGCAGGCCGTAGTGGCGGATGCGGTGGAAGCCGGGCGGCAGGACATGGAGCAGGAAGCGGCGGATGAACTCGTCGGGGCCAAGCCTCATGACCTGCTGGCGATCGGCGCCGTCGCGACGGTAGTCCTTGTAGCGGAAGGTGACGCCGCTCGCGTCGAAGGCGATCAGACGGCTGTTCGAGATCGCGACCCGGTGCGTATAGCGCGACAGGTAGGCGAGCACCGCCGCCGGGCCGGCGAACGGCGCCTTGGCATAGACGACCCAGCGCTTTGTCCGGACGGGAGCAAGATGGCGCAGGAAAGCCTGCCGCTCGGCGAGGTGCGCCATGGTCCCGAAGAAGCCGAGCCGGCCGGCGTCGTGCAGTGCGACCAGCCGGGTGAGGAAGAACCGTCGGAACAGCTTGCCGAGCACGCGTACCGGAAGAAGGAAGGCCGGACGCGACGAGACCCAGCGCTTTCCGTCCGGCGCGATGCCGCCGCCCGGCACGATCATGTGCACGTGCGGATGGTGCGTCATCGCCGATCCCCATGTGTGGAGCACGGCGGTGATGCCGATGCGCGCGCCGAGATGCTGCGGATCGGCGGCGATGGTCAGCACCGTCTCCGATGCCGCCTTGAACAGCAGGTCGTAGACGAGCGCCTTGTTCTGGAACGCGACGTCGGCGACCTCGGCGGGCAGCGTGAACACGACGTGGAAGTAGCCGACCGGCAAGAGGTCGGCCTTGCGTTCGGCAAGCCATGTCCGCGCCGCCGCGCCCTGGCACTTTGGGCAGTGCCGGTTGCGGCAGGAGTTGTAGGCGACCCGCCATTGGCCGCAGTCCTCGCAGGCCTCGACGTGACCGCCGAGCGCCGCGGTGCGGCAATGCTCGATCGCCGACATGACCTTGAGCTGGGCGAGGCTCAGATGGCCGGCATGGGCGGCCCTATAGGCGGGGCAGGCAGCACGGAAGATGTCGGCGACCTCGATCGAGGCGCGCACGCTCAGCCGTCGGGTGAGATCTCTTCCGGCTTGAACAGGCCGAGCTTGTCGAGCGGGCTCGTGACCGTGCGCACCGTGCGGGTTGCAACCTTGGTGTAGAAGGCGGTGCTGTTCAGCTTGGCGTGCCCGAGCAGGACCTGGATGATCCGGATGTCGGTGCCGTCCTCCAGCAGGTGGGTGGCGAAGCTGTGCCGCAGCGTGTGCGGCCCGATCCGCTTGGTAATGTCGGCGGCCTGCGCCGCCTCGACGACGATACGATAGAGCTGCCGCGTGCTGATCGGCTTCATCGCATGCTGCCCCGGGAACAGCCAGCCGTCGCGATGCATCACGCCCTGCTGCCGACCGACCTTCCACCACTCACGCAGGAGAGCGAGCAGATCCGCGGAGAGCATGGCGTTGCGATAGCGCCCGCCCTTGCCGCGCTCGACACGCAACAGCATGCGCTCGCTGTCGACGTCGGCGACCTTCAGGGTCGAAACCTCGGCGACGCGCAAGCCCGCGCCATAGGCGACCGAGAGCGCGGCCTGGTGCTTGAGGCAGGTGGTGGCGTTGAGCAGCCGGGCGACCTCGTCGCGGCTGAGCACCACGGGCAGCTTGCGCGGGTGCGCCAGACGAACGAGCCTGCGCGCCAGATCGGGACGATCGAGCGTGTGGGTGAAGAAGAAGCGCAACGCCGACACGATCCCGTTCATCGTCGGCACGGGAACGCCGTCCTCTTGCTGCTCGATCTGGAACCGGCGCAGGTCGTCGGTGGTCGCTGTGTCTGGTGAACGCCCAAGGAATGTCGCCAGGCGTCCGATGTCGCGGAGATAGTTGCGCTGCGTCTCCCCTGAGAAACGCCGCATGTTCATGTCGTCCATCAGCCGCTGACGAAGTGGGCTGATCGGCACTTCGAGAACTGAATGAGGCATGGTCAGGCTCCTTGTTGAAGAAGTCCTTCATGCTCTGCCCACGCCGGGCGACGCTCAACGCAAGCGCGACGCCCGGCCCTGATCTCTACCTCAACCCGCAGGCGCCCTCCCGCGCAGCGGGTTCGTTCGTCGGCCCCTGTGCGGCGATGCTGGCGATCCCTTTTCACACCAGACTAGCCGTGCCTCCAGCAACGATGACCGTGACCATCGTCACGAACAGAAACACTGAAAATGGTGGCACCGCTGGGTCGATGGTGCCTACAGCCAAGCGGGCTACGAGGGCGACGGCGCACATGGCCGTGAACGCAGACGCCTTGCGAAGCCGACGGGTGAAGGGGCGGCCGCTTAGGATTGCGGTAGAGTGGTCATGAGGTAGCTCTACCGAAGCAGGCCCTCGAGATCGAAGTCCTCCCAACCTTTGAGCCGCGTTGAGATCGAGTCTCTGGTCTCTGCGCCGGATGCTGCTGTCTGCGTGGGTTTTCCGGCCCGGGTCCGCGCCGCCTTCCCTGCAGCACGGCGGCGGCTCTCGGCCGCGGCGACGGCATCCTGTTCCTGCCAAGCCGAAACAAGGTCCTGATCGAGCACGTCTTCGATGTGGCGTGGGTCGAAGACGTGAAACGTGATCTTGCGTGCCCGTCCGCGCAGCTTCACCGTCCGGGTTCCCGCGCTCTGCAGGCGGCCGTCCTTCAGCCATCGGTGACGTTCGGTCGAGGTGATTGCCAATATGTCCTCTACCTCCCGGGGAATGACCGGCAGGTCTTCGATGCCCGTGAGCGTATTCTCTACGATCTCAATTACGTCGCGAAAGTCATGGTCGTCATCCTCCGGCCCGCGCAGGACGAGCAGCCCAGCCTCGATATCAAGGCGCTTCCGGGTTGCCAGAGACAGTCGGGATCGCACCTCAAGAAGGATTCCCCTTGCGCGCACGCCGGATCCCAAGG
Encoded here:
- a CDS encoding tyrosine-type recombinase/integrase → MPHSVLEVPISPLRQRLMDDMNMRRFSGETQRNYLRDIGRLATFLGRSPDTATTDDLRRFQIEQQEDGVPVPTMNGIVSALRFFFTHTLDRPDLARRLVRLAHPRKLPVVLSRDEVARLLNATTCLKHQAALSVAYGAGLRVAEVSTLKVADVDSERMLLRVERGKGGRYRNAMLSADLLALLREWWKVGRQQGVMHRDGWLFPGQHAMKPISTRQLYRIVVEAAQAADITKRIGPHTLRHSFATHLLEDGTDIRIIQVLLGHAKLNSTAFYTKVATRTVRTVTSPLDKLGLFKPEEISPDG
- a CDS encoding IS91 family transposase, with the protein product MRASIEVADIFRAACPAYRAAHAGHLSLAQLKVMSAIEHCRTAALGGHVEACEDCGQWRVAYNSCRNRHCPKCQGAAARTWLAERKADLLPVGYFHVVFTLPAEVADVAFQNKALVYDLLFKAASETVLTIAADPQHLGARIGITAVLHTWGSAMTHHPHVHMIVPGGGIAPDGKRWVSSRPAFLLPVRVLGKLFRRFFLTRLVALHDAGRLGFFGTMAHLAERQAFLRHLAPVRTKRWVVYAKAPFAGPAAVLAYLSRYTHRVAISNSRLIAFDASGVTFRYKDYRRDGADRQQVMRLGPDEFIRRFLLHVLPPGFHRIRHYGLLAGSARKASIAMARELLNVTAPPHDDPPDQPDAFRPPCPCCGGRMIIIEVFERWRQPRGPPDAHATSRENWP
- the groL gene encoding chaperonin GroEL (60 kDa chaperone family; promotes refolding of misfolded polypeptides especially under stressful conditions; forms two stacked rings of heptamers to form a barrel-shaped 14mer; ends can be capped by GroES; misfolded proteins enter the barrel where they are refolded when GroES binds) yields the protein MAAKEVKFHTEAREKMLRGVDILANAVKVTLGPKGRNVVIDKSFGAPRITKDGVTVAKEIELEDKFENMGAQMVREVASKTNDLAGDGTTTATVLAQAIVREGAKAVASGMNPMDLKRGIDKAVDAVVAELKANARKVTQNNEIAQVGTISANGDAEIGRFLAEAMQKVGNEGVITVEEAKTADTELEVVEGMQFDRGYLSPYFITNQDKMRVELDEPYVLIHEKKLGNLQAMLPVLEAVVQSSKPLLIIAEDVEGEALATLVVNKLRGGLKVAAVKAPGFGDRRKAMLEDIAILTGGTAISEDLGIKLENVTLQMLGRAKKVVIEKENTTIVDGAGSKAEIEGRVKQIKAQIEETTSDYDREKLQERLAKLAGGVAVIRVGGSTEVEVKERKDRVDDALHATRAAVEEGILPGGGVALLRAAKALDNVQVDNPDQRTGIEIVRRAIETPARQIAENAGAEGSIIVGKLREKTTFAWGWNAQTNEFGDLYNQGVIDPAKVVRTALQDAASVAGLLVTTEAMVAEKPKKEAAPAMPAGAGMDF
- a CDS encoding molybdopterin-dependent oxidoreductase: MGSVDDVKFKQNFARSMSLTEAMDPKNIICYEMNGTPLPPDNGFPLRLIAPGWYGIANAKWLKRIEVRDQRFENQFMGRDYVMLRTCSVV
- a CDS encoding DUF982 domain-containing protein, translating into MTVMNNPKFEDPIIVESGQPSSKVQLADINACSEFLLREWPGKRGDKHRAALQSCADVTAGKKPASHARKAFAAAAREAGLVINR
- the groES gene encoding co-chaperone GroES — encoded protein: MAFRPLHDRILVRRIEADEKTAGGIIIPDTAKEKPQEGEVIAVGPGARDDSGKLVELDVKVGDRILFGKWSGTEIKLDGEDLLIMKESDVMGVIDQSVAFKKAA
- a CDS encoding RNA-binding protein; the encoded protein is MIGNPVKVMRIVIGEEEDTVIDDGKDPAAKVFGAKGGKKRAENMTPERGAEIAKKAAAKRWNKPSA
- a CDS encoding usg protein, coding for MAAVVGREFRMQMEGYGLTTAEIHYRMPDHPSLLQLYVWQEYDLAPDFPELRSFLDYWKETLEGALHSVRVAHHRLIRPSVWKAVDGIIAIH